A region from the Bacteroidota bacterium genome encodes:
- the rpsS gene encoding 30S ribosomal protein S19 translates to MSRSLKKGPFIEYKLEKRVLEMNKSGKKSVLKTWSRRSMISPDFVGHTVAVHNGTKFIPVYVTENMVGHKFGEFSPTRTFRGHSGNKKE, encoded by the coding sequence ATGAGCCGATCATTAAAAAAAGGTCCTTTTATTGAATATAAATTGGAAAAAAGAGTTCTTGAAATGAACAAATCAGGAAAGAAATCGGTGTTGAAAACATGGTCACGCCGTTCCATGATTTCTCCTGATTTTGTAGGGCATACAGTTGCTGTTCATAATGGAACAAAATTTATTCCGGTTTATGTTACTGAAAACATGGTAGGTCATAAATTTGGAGAATTTTCTCCAACCCGTACCTTTAGAGGACATAGCGGTAATAAGAAAGAATAG
- the fusA gene encoding elongation factor G, with protein MTTDLHFTRNIGIMAHIDAGKTTTSERILFYTGITHRIGEVHDGTATMDWMVQEQERGITITSAATTTFWKYRDNDYKINIIDTPGHVDFTVEVERSLRILDGAVALFCAVGGVEPQSETVWRQADKYGVPRLAFVNKMDRSGADFFNVVNEIKTKLGANPVVVQIPIGVEDTFKGVVDLIENKAIVWEDDAALGSKFTLEEIPEDLKEEAALWRGKLIEAVAEADESLLERYCENPDSITKDEILKVVRKCTIDMTIVPVLCGSAFKNKGVQRLLDAIIEFLPSPLDIGAVKGTDPDTNEEVERKPDAAAPFTALAFKIATDPFVGRLVFMRVYSGRIDSGSYVFNVRTGKKERISRLYQMHANKQNPKDFIEAGDICAGVGFKDIRTGDTLCDVDKHIMLESMTFPEPVIGIAIEPKTQADIDKLDVALEKLAEEDPTFKVNVDEDSGQTVIRGMGELHLDILMDRLKREFKVECNQGAPQVAYKEAITASVNHRELFKKQSGGRGKFADIIVTVSPADDNVKGLQFIDSIKGGHVPKEYIPAVQKGFQEAMQNGVLAGYAVDNLKVELTDGSFHPVDSDSISFEIAAKQAFKNACAKAKPVLLEPIMAVEVVTPEEYMGDVIGDFNKRRGQVEGMESRVSARVIKAKVPLSEMFGYVTVLRTLTSGRATSTMEFSHYEIVPAAIAKDILDKVKGKTELV; from the coding sequence ATGACGACGGATTTACATTTTACAAGGAATATAGGAATTATGGCTCATATCGATGCCGGTAAGACCACCACCTCAGAACGTATTTTGTTCTACACGGGTATTACCCATCGAATTGGAGAAGTTCATGATGGTACTGCAACCATGGACTGGATGGTTCAGGAGCAGGAAAGAGGTATTACCATTACTTCTGCTGCTACTACTACTTTTTGGAAATACAGGGACAATGATTATAAGATTAATATCATTGATACCCCTGGACATGTGGACTTTACAGTTGAGGTGGAACGTTCTTTACGTATCCTCGATGGTGCTGTTGCTTTGTTCTGTGCTGTGGGTGGTGTTGAACCCCAGAGCGAAACTGTATGGCGTCAGGCCGATAAATACGGTGTTCCCCGTTTGGCTTTTGTCAATAAGATGGACCGCTCCGGTGCCGATTTCTTTAATGTTGTAAATGAAATTAAAACCAAGTTGGGTGCTAATCCTGTTGTTGTTCAAATCCCAATTGGTGTTGAAGATACTTTCAAAGGTGTTGTCGATTTAATCGAAAATAAAGCCATTGTTTGGGAAGACGATGCTGCCCTGGGTTCTAAATTTACCCTTGAGGAAATTCCTGAAGATCTGAAGGAAGAAGCCGCATTGTGGAGGGGTAAGTTGATCGAAGCTGTAGCTGAAGCTGATGAATCTTTGCTGGAACGCTACTGCGAAAATCCCGATTCTATCACAAAAGATGAAATATTAAAAGTTGTCCGCAAATGCACAATTGATATGACTATTGTGCCTGTACTTTGTGGCTCGGCTTTCAAAAATAAAGGTGTTCAAAGATTGCTGGATGCTATCATTGAATTCCTTCCAAGTCCGCTTGATATTGGTGCTGTTAAAGGAACTGATCCTGATACCAATGAAGAGGTTGAACGTAAACCTGATGCTGCTGCACCTTTTACTGCTCTGGCCTTTAAAATTGCAACCGATCCTTTCGTAGGAAGGTTGGTATTTATGAGGGTTTATTCGGGACGCATCGATAGCGGTTCTTATGTTTTCAATGTAAGAACAGGCAAAAAAGAAAGAATCTCCCGTTTGTATCAGATGCATGCAAATAAACAGAACCCCAAAGATTTTATTGAGGCTGGTGATATTTGTGCAGGCGTTGGTTTCAAAGATATTCGTACAGGAGATACCCTCTGTGATGTAGATAAGCATATCATGCTTGAATCTATGACATTCCCTGAACCGGTTATCGGTATAGCTATTGAACCTAAGACTCAGGCTGATATTGATAAACTTGACGTTGCTCTTGAAAAACTGGCAGAAGAAGATCCTACCTTTAAGGTAAATGTTGACGAAGATTCCGGTCAGACAGTTATCAGAGGTATGGGCGAGTTGCATTTGGATATTTTAATGGACCGTCTCAAGAGAGAGTTTAAAGTGGAATGTAATCAGGGTGCTCCTCAGGTTGCCTACAAGGAAGCAATTACTGCAAGTGTTAACCACAGGGAATTGTTTAAGAAACAGTCCGGTGGTCGTGGTAAGTTCGCTGATATCATCGTTACCGTTTCTCCTGCTGATGATAATGTAAAAGGCCTTCAGTTTATTGATTCTATCAAAGGCGGACATGTTCCAAAGGAATATATTCCTGCTGTTCAGAAAGGATTTCAGGAAGCCATGCAGAACGGTGTTTTAGCAGGATACGCAGTTGATAATTTAAAGGTTGAATTAACCGATGGTTCTTTCCATCCAGTGGATTCAGATTCAATTTCTTTCGAAATTGCTGCTAAGCAGGCCTTTAAAAATGCATGTGCAAAAGCAAAGCCGGTGTTGCTCGAACCTATCATGGCTGTTGAAGTTGTAACCCCTGAAGAATATATGGGTGATGTGATTGGCGATTTTAACAAACGCCGCGGCCAGGTTGAAGGTATGGAATCAAGAGTTTCGGCCAGAGTAATTAAAGCTAAAGTTCCATTGTCCGAAATGTTCGGATATGTGACTGTATTACGTACCCTGACTTCAGGACGTGCTACTTCTACCATGGAATTTTCACATTACGAAATTGTTCCTGCAGCTATTGCAAAGGATATACTGGATAAAGTTAAAGGGAAAACCGAATTAGTATAA
- the rpsJ gene encoding 30S ribosomal protein S10 yields MSQKIRIKLKSYDHNLVDKSAEKIVKTVKSTGAVVSGPIPLPTHKKIFTVLRSPFVNKKSREQFQLSSYKRLLDIYSSTPKTIDALMKLELPSGVEVEIKV; encoded by the coding sequence ATGAGCCAGAAAATTAGAATAAAGCTTAAATCCTACGATCATAATTTGGTGGATAAGTCGGCTGAAAAAATTGTTAAGACAGTAAAATCGACTGGTGCTGTTGTAAGTGGTCCAATTCCACTGCCAACCCACAAGAAAATTTTTACTGTTTTGCGCTCGCCTTTCGTAAATAAAAAATCGAGAGAGCAATTTCAGCTCAGTTCCTACAAAAGATTGTTGGATATTTATAGTTCCACTCCTAAAACCATCGATGCTCTGATGAAACTGGAATTACCCAGTGGTGTGGAAGTAGAAATTAAAGTGTGA
- the rplV gene encoding 50S ribosomal protein L22 has translation MGARKRNSAERRKAENKEKAMAVLRNCPSSPRKMRLITDLIRGKEVNKALDILKFSTKEASTKVEKLLLSAISNWQLKNEGVRLEDSNLFVKEVFVDQGRTLKRLRTAPQGRGHRIRKRSNHVTLILDRVSDAKKEDSSESKTK, from the coding sequence ATGGGTGCAAGAAAAAGAAATAGCGCTGAACGGAGAAAAGCTGAAAATAAAGAAAAGGCAATGGCAGTTCTGAGAAATTGCCCTTCTTCTCCCCGTAAAATGCGTTTGATTACTGATTTAATCAGAGGAAAAGAAGTCAATAAAGCCTTAGATATCCTGAAGTTTAGCACTAAGGAAGCTTCTACTAAAGTTGAGAAACTTTTGTTATCGGCAATTTCCAATTGGCAGTTAAAGAACGAAGGCGTCAGACTTGAAGACAGCAATTTGTTCGTTAAAGAAGTCTTTGTTGACCAGGGAAGAACCTTGAAAAGATTGCGTACTGCTCCTCAGGGAAGAGGTCACCGCATCAGAAAACGCTCAAACCATGTTACTCTTATTTTAGATAGAGTAAGTGATGCAAAGAAAGAAGATAGTTCAGAAAGTAAAACAAAATAA
- the rpsC gene encoding 30S ribosomal protein S3, producing MGQKVNPISNRLGLIKGWDSNWYGGRDYSSKLVEDAKIREYLNARLAKASISKIIIERTLKLITVTVNTARPGIIIGKGGQEVDKLKEELKKITKKEVQINIFEVKRPELDATIVANNIARQVEGKISYRRAIKMAVASTMRMGAEGIKIHVAGRLGGAEMARSEMYKEGRTPLHTLRADIDYAVVPALTKVGLIGIKVWICLGEVYGKRDLSPNVGISNVNVNSGSGYQKRRKK from the coding sequence ATGGGACAAAAAGTTAATCCAATTAGCAACCGTTTAGGCTTAATTAAAGGATGGGATTCCAACTGGTATGGAGGTAGAGATTATTCTTCCAAATTGGTTGAAGATGCTAAAATAAGAGAATATCTTAATGCTCGTTTGGCAAAGGCCAGCATTTCCAAGATTATTATTGAGCGTACCCTGAAATTGATTACGGTTACCGTTAATACTGCCCGTCCGGGTATTATTATAGGGAAAGGTGGCCAGGAAGTCGATAAACTCAAAGAAGAGCTGAAAAAGATCACCAAAAAGGAAGTTCAAATCAATATTTTTGAAGTTAAACGTCCTGAATTAGACGCTACCATTGTGGCTAACAATATTGCCCGTCAGGTTGAAGGGAAAATATCTTACCGCAGGGCCATTAAGATGGCTGTGGCATCAACCATGAGAATGGGCGCTGAAGGTATTAAAATACATGTTGCCGGTAGATTAGGCGGCGCCGAAATGGCCCGTTCCGAAATGTATAAAGAAGGTCGTACTCCTTTGCATACATTAAGAGCTGATATTGATTACGCTGTTGTTCCTGCACTTACAAAGGTCGGACTTATAGGAATAAAAGTCTGGATTTGCCTGGGTGAAGTGTATGGGAAGAGAGATTTATCTCCCAATGTGGGGATATCTAATGTAAATGTCAACAGTGGCAGTGGTTATCAGAAAAGAAGAAAAAAGTAG
- the rpmC gene encoding 50S ribosomal protein L29, with amino-acid sequence MKTEEIKEIKDIPTKELGERLDAEKNTLIRLKLSHAISPLDNPNKIKITRRNVARMMTELRRRTLNK; translated from the coding sequence ATGAAAACAGAAGAAATCAAAGAAATAAAAGATATTCCAACAAAAGAGCTTGGTGAACGTTTGGATGCTGAAAAAAACACATTGATTCGTCTTAAATTAAGTCATGCTATTTCTCCCTTGGACAATCCCAATAAGATTAAAATTACCAGGAGAAATGTAGCCAGAATGATGACCGAGCTACGTCGCAGAACTTTAAATAAATAA
- the rplW gene encoding 50S ribosomal protein L23 yields MEILFKPIVTEKLTLQGEKLNRYGFMVDGRANKIQIKGAIEQMYGITVKDVNTMCYKGKVKTRYTKKGFVEGKRNSFKKAIVTLKEGEKIDFYSNI; encoded by the coding sequence ATGGAAATTCTATTTAAACCTATAGTGACGGAAAAGTTGACTCTCCAGGGCGAAAAATTAAACCGTTATGGTTTTATGGTCGACGGAAGGGCTAATAAAATTCAAATTAAAGGTGCAATTGAACAGATGTATGGTATTACTGTAAAGGATGTAAACACAATGTGTTACAAAGGGAAGGTAAAGACCAGATACACCAAAAAAGGTTTCGTGGAAGGTAAACGAAATTCTTTCAAGAAGGCAATTGTTACTTTGAAAGAAGGAGAAAAGATCGATTTTTATAGCAATATCTAA
- the rpsG gene encoding 30S ribosomal protein S7, whose product MRKAKPKKRIILPDAKYNDALVTKFVNNLMYSGKKSTALGIFYDAMDAVAEKTKDTDKTPIEVWKKAMENITPSVEVKSRRVGGATFQVPTEVRPDRKVSIGIKNLILFARQRNGKSMSENLAAEIIAAFHEEGAAFKKKEDIHRMAEANKAFARFRF is encoded by the coding sequence ATGAGAAAGGCAAAACCTAAAAAGAGAATTATTTTACCAGATGCCAAATATAATGATGCCCTGGTAACGAAATTCGTAAATAATTTGATGTACAGTGGTAAGAAAAGTACCGCTCTGGGTATTTTTTATGATGCTATGGATGCTGTAGCAGAAAAAACAAAAGACACTGACAAGACCCCCATAGAAGTTTGGAAAAAAGCTATGGAAAATATTACTCCTTCTGTTGAGGTTAAGAGCCGCAGGGTTGGAGGTGCAACCTTTCAGGTTCCTACCGAAGTAAGGCCTGATCGTAAAGTTTCTATTGGTATCAAAAATCTTATTCTTTTTGCCCGTCAGCGCAATGGTAAATCCATGAGCGAAAACCTGGCTGCTGAAATTATTGCTGCTTTCCACGAAGAAGGTGCTGCTTTCAAAAAGAAAGAAGATATTCACCGTATGGCAGAAGCCAACAAGGCATTTGCACGTTTTAGATTTTAA
- the rplB gene encoding 50S ribosomal protein L2 yields the protein MAVKKLNPVTPGQRHRIISSFDEITATTPEKSLIVPFKSTGGRNNTGKMTIRYIGGGHKKRYRLIDFLRDKEGMKAVVKTIEYDPNRTARIALVVYADGEKRYIIAPNGLKVGTTIQSGKGAAPEIGNALFLSDIPLGTIISNIELRPGQGAVLARSAGCYAQLTSRDGKYAILRMPSGETRMVLVTCKAVIGSVSNSDHGLEKRGKAGKSRWLGRRPRNRGVAMNPVDHPMGGGEGKASGGLPRSRKGIPARGFKTRTPKKDSNKYIIERRKK from the coding sequence ATGGCAGTAAAAAAATTAAATCCTGTTACACCAGGACAAAGACATAGAATCATTAGTTCATTTGATGAGATTACAGCTACCACGCCTGAGAAGTCGTTGATAGTTCCTTTTAAAAGTACTGGTGGTCGTAACAATACAGGAAAGATGACTATCCGTTATATTGGCGGTGGTCACAAGAAAAGATATAGATTGATTGACTTTTTGCGTGATAAGGAAGGGATGAAGGCAGTAGTGAAAACTATTGAATATGATCCTAACCGTACTGCACGCATTGCTTTGGTTGTATATGCCGATGGCGAAAAAAGATATATCATTGCTCCAAATGGTTTGAAAGTTGGGACAACTATTCAATCGGGTAAGGGTGCAGCTCCTGAAATCGGGAATGCCCTTTTCTTATCGGATATACCTCTTGGAACAATTATCAGTAATATTGAATTACGCCCTGGCCAGGGTGCTGTTTTGGCAAGAAGTGCAGGATGCTATGCACAATTGACCTCACGCGATGGCAAATATGCTATTTTAAGAATGCCTTCAGGCGAAACCCGGATGGTTTTGGTTACCTGCAAAGCTGTAATTGGAAGTGTTTCTAATTCTGATCACGGTCTGGAAAAGAGAGGTAAAGCCGGTAAGAGCCGTTGGTTAGGCCGCAGGCCTCGTAACCGTGGCGTTGCAATGAACCCTGTTGACCATCCAATGGGTGGTGGTGAAGGTAAAGCTTCAGGTGGTTTACCACGTTCAAGGAAGGGTATTCCTGCTAGAGGGTTCAAAACAAGAACTCCTAAGAAAGATAGCAATAAATATATTATTGAAAGAAGGAAAAAATAA
- the rplP gene encoding 50S ribosomal protein L16: MLQPKKQKYRKMQKGRMKGNAQRGTTLAFGSFGIKALEEAWLTGRQIEAARQAVTRYMKREGQIWIRIFPDKPITKKPAEVRMGKGKGAPEGFVAPVTPGRIIIETEGVPYEIAKEALRLAAQKLPIDVKFIVRPDYVETSTL; this comes from the coding sequence ATGTTACAGCCTAAGAAACAGAAATATAGAAAGATGCAGAAAGGGAGAATGAAGGGAAATGCCCAAAGAGGTACTACTCTTGCTTTCGGCTCTTTCGGAATTAAAGCATTGGAAGAAGCTTGGCTTACAGGTCGTCAGATTGAAGCAGCCCGTCAGGCTGTCACCCGTTATATGAAAAGGGAAGGACAGATCTGGATCAGAATCTTCCCGGATAAGCCTATCACTAAAAAACCTGCTGAAGTTCGTATGGGTAAAGGAAAAGGTGCACCAGAAGGATTTGTTGCTCCTGTTACTCCAGGTAGGATTATCATTGAAACAGAAGGAGTACCTTACGAAATAGCCAAAGAAGCTTTAAGATTGGCCGCCCAGAAATTACCAATTGATGTTAAATTCATCGTTCGGCCTGATTATGTTGAAACTTCAACCTTATAG
- the rplX gene encoding 50S ribosomal protein L24 — MRKLHIKKGDTVIVNSGEAKGKQGKVLDVNIKKLTAIVEGVNLVSKSTKPNAQNPQGGIIKKEAPIHISNLNPIDPASGKGTRIGRRLDENNKKVRFAKKSGEEIK, encoded by the coding sequence CTGAGGAAATTACATATTAAAAAAGGTGACACCGTTATAGTTAATTCCGGTGAAGCCAAAGGGAAACAAGGTAAGGTATTGGATGTAAATATCAAAAAGCTTACAGCTATTGTTGAAGGCGTTAATTTGGTATCTAAAAGTACAAAGCCCAATGCCCAAAATCCACAAGGAGGTATAATTAAAAAAGAAGCTCCTATTCATATTTCTAATCTTAATCCGATTGACCCTGCTTCTGGTAAGGGTACCAGAATCGGTAGACGTTTAGACGAAAATAATAAGAAGGTTCGCTTTGCTAAAAAATCAGGGGAGGAAATTAAGTAA
- the rpsL gene encoding 30S ribosomal protein S12, translated as MPTIQQLVRKGRTEIAYKSKAPALDSCPQRRGVCVRVYTTTPKKPNSAMRKVARVRLTNGKEVNAYIPGEGHNLQEHSIVLIRGGRVKDLPGVRYHLVRGALDTSGVEGRTQRRSKYGAKMPKAKK; from the coding sequence ATGCCTACAATACAGCAATTAGTTAGAAAAGGAAGGACAGAAATTGCATATAAAAGCAAGGCTCCTGCATTAGATTCTTGCCCCCAGAGGCGTGGGGTGTGTGTACGTGTATATACCACTACACCTAAAAAACCTAATTCGGCTATGCGAAAAGTGGCCAGGGTAAGGCTTACCAACGGCAAGGAAGTTAATGCATATATACCTGGAGAAGGTCATAATTTACAGGAACACTCTATCGTATTGATCAGGGGGGGAAGAGTAAAAGATTTACCTGGTGTTAGATATCACTTGGTACGGGGTGCCTTGGATACTTCTGGGGTAGAAGGCCGTACTCAGAGACGTTCAAAATATGGTGCAAAAATGCCTAAAGCAAAAAAATAA
- the rpsQ gene encoding 30S ribosomal protein S17 yields the protein MEQRNLRKEKIGVVVSNKMNKTVLIAVKRKVKHPIYGKFLNKTTKFFAHDEENTCKIGDTIRIMETRPLSKNKRWRLVEIIERAK from the coding sequence ATGGAACAAAGAAATTTGAGGAAAGAGAAAATAGGCGTTGTGGTCAGCAATAAAATGAATAAAACGGTTCTGATTGCTGTTAAACGTAAAGTTAAGCATCCTATTTATGGTAAGTTTTTGAATAAAACTACCAAGTTTTTTGCCCATGATGAGGAAAATACCTGCAAGATTGGGGATACCATTAGGATAATGGAGACTAGGCCTCTGAGTAAAAACAAGAGGTGGAGATTAGTAGAAATTATAGAAAGAGCTAAATAA
- the rplN gene encoding 50S ribosomal protein L14, which yields MIQQESRLSVADNSGAKEVLCVRVLGGTGKRYASIGDKIVVAVKSALPSGDVKKGTVSKAVVVRTNKEIRRKDGSYIRFDDNAVVLLNAADEIRGTRIFGPVARELRDKYMKIISLAPEVL from the coding sequence ATGATACAACAAGAATCAAGATTGTCTGTTGCTGACAATAGCGGTGCTAAAGAAGTACTCTGTGTCAGAGTACTGGGAGGTACCGGTAAAAGATACGCCTCCATTGGTGATAAAATTGTAGTTGCCGTGAAAAGTGCTTTGCCTTCTGGTGATGTAAAGAAAGGTACAGTTTCTAAAGCGGTGGTTGTGCGTACCAATAAGGAAATCCGTAGAAAGGATGGTTCTTATATACGTTTTGATGATAATGCAGTGGTACTTTTAAATGCTGCTGATGAAATCAGAGGAACCCGTATTTTTGGTCCTGTAGCTAGAGAACTACGTGATAAATATATGAAGATCATCTCTCTCGCTCCTGAAGTTTTGTAA
- the rplD gene encoding 50S ribosomal protein L4 has product MELSVFNIGGQETGKKVQLRDEIFAIEPNDHSIYLDVKQYLANKRQGTHKAKQKNDVSGSTKKLKKQKGTGGARSGSIKSPLMIGGARAFGPQPRDYSFKLNKKVKQLARRSALSYKAKESNIIVLEDFSFDEPKTKKFIELKANLKIGDKKSLLVLSEQNKNIYLSSRNLEDSKVLVLSELTTYDIMNSSTVLFVESSLSGLQNIL; this is encoded by the coding sequence ATGGAATTATCTGTTTTTAATATAGGTGGCCAAGAAACCGGAAAAAAGGTTCAGTTGCGCGATGAGATTTTCGCTATAGAACCCAACGATCATTCAATTTATCTTGATGTAAAACAATATTTAGCTAATAAACGTCAGGGTACTCATAAGGCCAAACAGAAAAATGATGTTTCCGGTAGTACTAAGAAATTGAAGAAACAAAAAGGTACTGGTGGCGCCCGTTCGGGTAGCATCAAATCACCTTTGATGATCGGCGGTGCCAGGGCTTTTGGCCCTCAACCCAGGGATTATTCTTTTAAGTTAAACAAGAAAGTTAAACAGTTAGCACGCCGTTCTGCACTTAGTTATAAAGCCAAAGAAAGCAATATCATTGTACTTGAGGATTTTTCTTTTGATGAACCTAAGACTAAAAAGTTTATTGAACTGAAAGCAAATTTAAAAATTGGCGATAAAAAGTCTCTTTTAGTTTTATCTGAACAAAATAAAAACATATATTTGTCCTCTCGTAATTTAGAAGATTCTAAAGTGTTAGTTCTTTCAGAATTAACGACCTACGATATAATGAATTCTTCAACAGTTTTATTTGTTGAAAGTTCCCTGAGCGGTTTACAAAACATTTTATAG
- the rplC gene encoding 50S ribosomal protein L3: protein MPGIIGKKVGMTSIFSADGANVPCTVIEAGPCVVTQIKTVEKDGYQAVQLAFDEKKEKHTTKAMIGHFKKANTTPKSKVVEFPGSDEGLKLGDSVTVDIFKDDVFVDVVGISKGKGYQGVVKRYHFSGVGDNTHGQHNRLRAPGALGASSWPSRVFKGMRMAGHAGSDTVKVLNLKVVKIIPENNLILVKGSVPGARGSYLIIEK, encoded by the coding sequence ATGCCAGGTATTATTGGAAAAAAAGTTGGAATGACTTCCATCTTTAGTGCTGATGGGGCAAATGTTCCATGCACAGTTATAGAAGCAGGTCCTTGTGTGGTTACTCAGATCAAAACAGTTGAAAAGGATGGCTATCAGGCCGTTCAGTTAGCTTTCGACGAGAAAAAAGAGAAACACACCACTAAGGCCATGATTGGTCACTTTAAAAAAGCAAATACTACCCCAAAAAGCAAGGTGGTAGAATTTCCCGGTTCTGATGAAGGTTTAAAACTGGGTGATAGCGTTACAGTTGATATTTTTAAAGATGATGTTTTCGTTGATGTTGTTGGGATAAGTAAAGGTAAAGGTTATCAGGGTGTTGTCAAACGTTATCATTTTTCTGGCGTAGGTGATAATACCCATGGTCAGCATAACCGTTTAAGAGCTCCAGGTGCTTTGGGCGCTTCTTCATGGCCTTCAAGGGTTTTCAAAGGTATGAGAATGGCAGGACATGCTGGTTCTGATACGGTAAAGGTTTTAAACCTGAAGGTAGTTAAAATTATTCCCGAAAACAATCTTATTCTTGTTAAAGGAAGTGTTCCCGGTGCAAGAGGTTCATATTTAATAATTGAAAAGTGA